A single genomic interval of Candidatus Saganbacteria bacterium harbors:
- a CDS encoding helix-turn-helix transcriptional regulator — MPIKIHLGKLLGERKMRAAEIARKTGINPNTLSSLYNEEVSGIKFETLEKLCALLDCSVGDILEFVPKKKKRNTH, encoded by the coding sequence ATGCCAATAAAAATTCATTTGGGGAAATTGCTAGGGGAGCGAAAAATGCGCGCCGCTGAGATTGCCAGAAAAACAGGAATAAATCCAAATACCCTATCTAGTCTTTACAATGAGGAAGTTTCCGGCATTAAATTTGAGACGCTGGAAAAACTCTGCGCCTTATTAGACTGCTCCGTTGGGGATATTCTGGAATTTGTGCCTAAAAAGAAGAAAAGGAACACCCATTAA
- a CDS encoding DNA-processing protein DprA has protein sequence MKCVGIEGSRSLPDNFRFHVREVVSHLLAKGCYINSGGAMGADSYVIAALLRYGKAYRGVIYSAWSYFSGFPYSVRQEIGEFAKRGGRIDWGTVQPDPMGKEVIAGLLGRNRKLVQNSDALIAYFYGESRGTIYTIREARKKNLPIIVFVCDPVSSRLYQNLDRQIGGQIKIFEISTQSMPDKLFV, from the coding sequence ATGAAATGTGTTGGTATCGAGGGTTCAAGAAGTCTGCCAGATAATTTTCGCTTTCATGTTCGCGAGGTTGTTTCACATCTTCTGGCAAAAGGGTGTTACATAAATTCTGGCGGCGCAATGGGAGCTGATTCATATGTAATTGCCGCGCTTCTCAGATACGGCAAGGCATACAGAGGAGTGATCTATTCGGCATGGAGTTATTTCTCTGGTTTTCCCTATTCGGTAAGGCAGGAAATCGGCGAGTTCGCCAAAAGAGGCGGGAGAATAGATTGGGGTACGGTTCAGCCCGACCCGATGGGAAAAGAAGTAATCGCTGGTCTTTTGGGAAGAAATAGAAAATTAGTGCAAAATTCTGATGCGCTAATTGCGTATTTTTATGGAGAATCCAGAGGAACAATATATACGATAAGGGAAGCAAGAAAAAAGAACCTCCCGATAATTGTTTTTGTTTGCGATCCTGTTTCATCCCGATTATATCAAAATCTCGACAGACAAATCGGTGGCCAAATCAAAATCTTCGAGATCAGCACACAATCTATGCCGGATAAACTTTTTGTTTGA
- a CDS encoding M23 family metallopeptidase, translated as MFIPHDTHGKPIRFAILLIVVFAALFSFYGLKETRDKQQTRELEAKVKKIQKKLDSTPSGWPLRGAINSGYGYRYSPWRGMHTGIDIKASYGDPVRATAPGFVSYSGWMQGYGKTVEIDHKNGFKTLYGHNSVLAVNVGEKIEKEQIISYVGLTGFSTGAHLHYEVRKYESPINPVAFLNLSVLSAGKYF; from the coding sequence ATGTTCATTCCCCATGACACTCACGGGAAGCCAATTCGCTTCGCGATCCTACTTATTGTCGTATTTGCCGCTTTATTTTCATTTTACGGCTTAAAAGAAACCCGGGACAAGCAGCAGACAAGAGAACTTGAAGCAAAGGTCAAGAAGATCCAAAAAAAGCTCGATTCAACCCCTTCCGGCTGGCCGTTGCGCGGCGCGATCAATTCCGGATATGGATATCGGTATTCCCCATGGCGCGGAATGCATACAGGCATAGATATCAAGGCATCATATGGGGATCCTGTCAGGGCTACTGCCCCAGGCTTTGTTTCTTATTCGGGATGGATGCAGGGTTATGGGAAAACCGTAGAGATCGACCATAAAAATGGTTTCAAAACTTTGTACGGGCATAATAGCGTACTCGCTGTCAATGTCGGAGAAAAGATTGAGAAAGAGCAAATTATTTCTTATGTCGGCCTGACCGGCTTTTCAACCGGAGCCCATCTGCATTATGAAGTCAGGAAATATGAAAGCCCGATCAATCCGGTCGCTTTCTTAAACTTAAGCGTATTATCTGCCGGCAAGTATTTCTGA
- the rsmI gene encoding 16S rRNA (cytidine(1402)-2'-O)-methyltransferase — protein MGTLYIVATPIGNLEDITFRAVRLLSEVDLIAAEDTRKTKILLDRYNINKPLTSYHKFNIRTKTSHIIGLLNEGKNIALVSDAGSPGISDPGFELIRESVNQGINVVPIPGPSAVITALSVSGLNTDKFIFLGFLPRKPGKQRKIFTGLINFDGTIIIYESPFRAVKTLKEILNIFGDRNVVVARELTKKFEEVVRGKISHVLGHFTAKDVRGEVTVLIEGKRSKQAAQSGEI, from the coding sequence ATGGGAACCCTGTATATTGTTGCAACGCCTATCGGCAACCTTGAAGATATAACTTTCCGCGCGGTCAGGCTCCTCTCCGAAGTTGATCTAATTGCCGCAGAAGATACAAGAAAAACAAAGATACTCCTTGATCGGTATAATATCAACAAACCTCTTACTTCTTATCATAAATTCAATATCAGGACAAAAACCAGCCATATTATTGGATTATTGAATGAAGGGAAAAATATCGCGTTGGTGTCCGATGCCGGAAGCCCTGGGATCTCGGACCCGGGATTTGAGCTTATCAGGGAATCAGTTAATCAGGGCATCAATGTTGTTCCAATACCCGGGCCATCAGCTGTGATTACCGCTCTTTCAGTGTCCGGTTTAAATACCGACAAATTTATTTTCTTGGGATTTCTTCCGAGAAAACCGGGGAAGCAAAGAAAAATATTTACCGGATTGATTAATTTCGACGGAACGATTATAATCTATGAGTCGCCGTTCAGGGCCGTTAAGACTTTAAAAGAAATACTTAATATTTTTGGCGACAGGAATGTTGTCGTGGCGCGTGAGCTTACAAAAAAATTCGAGGAGGTGGTGCGAGGGAAAATATCACATGTTTTGGGACACTTTACTGCGAAAGATGTTCGCGGCGAAGTTACGGTCTTGATCGAAGGAAAACGATCCAAGCAAGCGGCTCAATCGGGAGAGATATAA
- a CDS encoding TonB-dependent receptor, producing the protein MKKVIRLVLCLCVAMSLCPMVNAIELPSFYSEEIVVTAARMLQLKTSIPWSVSIINSDDLRLKGAKYLSDALNGEIGTDIVNYGGLGALSSVRLRGSSSQQVLILVDGKRVNSPLNGGANLSNYPVDEIEKIEVVRTPLSAVYGADAVGGVVNIITKKPVGGEKAVIVSLGSFNEQKIRLSYNYSDDKWRTYFNAGLNRADGSRANSQFAESDYNVKLSRLLTDITDLELEYSNFSADKRIPGSASSPSPNALQEDRNNILGVSLRSSPDPKSSYLAKIYQRGENSRYKDPNQLTDNPYQAIISGIEIEKRADKLVVGIDARQDAADGSAISGYKAVRNIAIFAENTFGPLSLGLREDLHSTFGSILTPRAGVVKQINQNTSISLAYSGAFRAPVLNELYGNYPAYYAGGLPYLGNPNLKPEKGYLAEISVEYSQQARITVFSGKTSDLITPSWPVNASFTAYSPVNLNSITRQGIELEYKQAITPLLRSVFNYTYQNCVDDSNGDKIVYLPNNKANLSLLIGDSIGGGSFVAKYVGERPYFAYPAPTYAATKALLPDFSTVDLHLFRKIGMAEAYLGVENLFDRSYQLIADYPQPGRRFSFGMKYGF; encoded by the coding sequence GTGAAAAAAGTTATTAGGTTGGTTTTGTGTCTCTGTGTCGCTATGTCTCTATGTCCAATGGTTAATGCTATCGAGCTTCCCTCCTTTTACAGCGAAGAAATCGTTGTTACCGCTGCAAGGATGCTTCAGCTCAAAACAAGCATTCCGTGGAGCGTTTCGATAATAAACAGCGATGACCTCAGATTGAAGGGCGCGAAATACTTATCGGATGCCTTGAACGGAGAAATTGGGACAGATATTGTCAACTATGGGGGCCTGGGCGCCCTCTCTTCTGTAAGGCTTAGGGGCTCTTCATCCCAGCAAGTTTTGATCCTGGTTGATGGAAAACGAGTGAATTCGCCATTGAACGGCGGAGCTAACCTTTCGAATTATCCAGTGGATGAGATCGAGAAGATAGAGGTTGTCCGAACGCCTCTTTCGGCGGTTTATGGGGCGGATGCGGTGGGCGGGGTAGTTAATATAATCACAAAGAAGCCGGTTGGCGGGGAAAAAGCCGTAATTGTTTCTCTGGGTTCTTTTAACGAACAGAAAATCAGGTTGTCTTATAATTATTCCGATGATAAATGGCGAACATATTTTAATGCCGGACTAAACAGGGCTGACGGATCCCGCGCTAACAGCCAATTTGCGGAATCGGATTATAATGTAAAACTCAGCAGGCTTCTAACCGATATAACTGATCTTGAACTGGAGTATTCCAATTTCTCAGCCGATAAAAGGATTCCCGGATCGGCATCTTCCCCTTCGCCAAACGCGTTGCAGGAAGACAGGAATAACATCCTTGGTGTTTCGCTTAGGTCTTCGCCCGACCCAAAATCAAGCTATCTTGCAAAGATTTATCAAAGGGGAGAAAACAGCCGTTACAAAGATCCCAATCAATTAACCGACAACCCCTATCAGGCAATAATTTCAGGAATTGAAATTGAAAAGCGCGCGGATAAATTAGTCGTTGGGATTGATGCAAGGCAGGACGCCGCGGACGGCAGCGCAATTTCAGGTTATAAAGCAGTCAGGAATATAGCGATATTCGCTGAAAATACTTTTGGTCCGTTGTCGCTTGGGTTAAGGGAGGATTTGCATTCAACTTTTGGCTCAATTTTAACGCCGAGAGCCGGAGTCGTAAAGCAAATAAACCAAAATACTTCTATTTCATTAGCATATTCCGGCGCATTCAGAGCTCCTGTCTTAAACGAGCTTTACGGCAATTATCCCGCTTATTACGCAGGAGGGCTCCCCTATCTGGGGAATCCCAATCTTAAGCCGGAAAAAGGGTATTTAGCTGAAATTTCAGTCGAATACTCTCAACAAGCCCGCATAACCGTATTTTCTGGAAAAACTTCCGATCTTATAACGCCCAGCTGGCCGGTTAATGCTTCGTTTACGGCTTATTCTCCAGTAAATCTCAATTCTATCACCCGGCAGGGAATAGAGCTCGAGTATAAACAAGCAATTACCCCATTGCTAAGAAGTGTTTTTAATTATACGTATCAAAATTGCGTAGACGACAGCAACGGAGATAAAATTGTTTACCTGCCGAACAATAAAGCCAATCTGAGTTTGTTGATTGGCGATAGTATTGGTGGTGGAAGTTTCGTTGCCAAATATGTAGGGGAAAGACCTTATTTTGCTTACCCTGCACCAACTTATGCGGCAACTAAAGCCCTTTTACCAGACTTTTCTACAGTAGATCTTCATTTGTTTAGGAAAATAGGGATGGCAGAAGCTTATTTGGGAGTCGAGAACCTTTTTGATAGAAGCTATCAGTTGATAGCCGATTATCCTCAGCCTGGTCGGAGATTTTCATTTGGAATGAAATATGGGTTTTAG
- a CDS encoding diphthine--ammonia ligase: MKAFVSWSGGKDSAFACYKAIRQGLEISCLLNAVRKRYGRVAFHGVRRELIKLQAEAIGMPLHQFMVNKDNYEGKYKEAVSAVKAWGIKGGVFGDIFLEDGRQWVEKVCRAMRIKPVFPLWKIKTEKLIKDFVAAGFEAYVVSTQANLLGKEWVGRRVDKSFINDLKRLKNVDICGENGEFHTFVVDGPIFNKRIKLMKTRKVLIRGYWFLDIRKYVLIDK; encoded by the coding sequence ATGAAAGCTTTCGTCTCCTGGAGTGGCGGAAAAGACAGCGCCTTCGCTTGTTACAAGGCGATAAGGCAAGGATTAGAAATAAGTTGCTTGCTTAACGCAGTGAGAAAACGCTATGGTCGCGTTGCTTTTCACGGCGTACGCAGAGAACTGATTAAGCTGCAAGCGGAAGCCATTGGCATGCCGCTCCATCAATTTATGGTCAATAAGGATAATTATGAGGGAAAATATAAGGAAGCGGTTTCCGCCGTTAAAGCTTGGGGGATCAAGGGTGGGGTGTTTGGCGATATATTTTTAGAGGATGGCCGCCAATGGGTGGAGAAAGTTTGTCGGGCGATGAGGATCAAGCCGGTTTTTCCTCTTTGGAAAATAAAGACCGAAAAGTTGATCAAGGACTTTGTTGCCGCTGGTTTTGAAGCTTACGTCGTTAGCACCCAAGCCAATCTTTTAGGTAAAGAATGGGTAGGCCGAAGGGTGGATAAAAGTTTTATCAACGATCTTAAAAGGTTAAAGAATGTGGATATTTGCGGGGAGAATGGGGAATTCCATACTTTTGTTGTAGACGGTCCGATCTTTAACAAACGGATCAAGTTAATGAAAACCCGCAAAGTCCTTATTCGAGGATACTGGTTCTTGGATATTAGAAAATACGTATTGATCGATAAATAA
- a CDS encoding type II toxin-antitoxin system HicB family antitoxin, producing MIIDYIEAALKKAHYDMIQDQEPFYAEVPGLDGVYASGKTLEDCRKNLAEVIDDWIVVRLRRGLSIPPIEGHKIEELKELKINA from the coding sequence ATGATTATCGATTATATCGAAGCCGCATTAAAGAAAGCGCACTACGACATGATCCAGGATCAAGAGCCGTTTTATGCCGAGGTGCCTGGGCTTGACGGGGTCTATGCCAGCGGTAAAACATTGGAGGACTGCCGCAAAAATCTGGCAGAAGTAATTGATGATTGGATCGTTGTTCGGCTGAGAAGGGGATTGTCGATTCCGCCAATTGAAGGGCATAAGATCGAAGAATTGAAGGAATTGAAAATTAATGCCTAA
- a CDS encoding energy transducer TonB, whose protein sequence is MVNHKARTTQAPLFVYDEMVATKASIAKPAAERRGLEAAVGTDTFSVGGPASAPLPIIPPRIISQVLPIYPESAIQSGAAGVVIIEAAILSTGNLGPLKVNTTSGIAELDQAVVTAVSQWKFSAATQGGAAIASVFKIPIRFVLR, encoded by the coding sequence ATGGTAAATCACAAAGCAAGGACAACACAGGCCCCGTTGTTTGTTTATGATGAGATGGTAGCGACAAAGGCAAGCATCGCAAAACCTGCGGCTGAACGCCGCGGTTTAGAAGCGGCAGTGGGAACCGATACGTTTAGTGTCGGGGGTCCCGCCTCAGCTCCTTTGCCCATCATTCCTCCCCGTATTATTTCGCAGGTATTGCCAATATATCCCGAGTCTGCTATACAAAGCGGCGCAGCTGGCGTTGTAATTATCGAAGCGGCGATCCTCTCCACTGGAAATTTGGGACCCCTCAAAGTTAACACGACATCCGGCATCGCCGAATTGGATCAAGCAGTTGTAACGGCTGTTTCACAATGGAAATTTTCTGCGGCAACGCAGGGCGGAGCCGCTATCGCGTCGGTGTTTAAGATACCGATTAGGTTCGTATTGCGTTAA
- a CDS encoding VCBS repeat-containing protein, with translation MGKALGCFLFLALFFCSTGIAGASNKAIKEKLTAQYYTDINGDGKRELLVHDFYGGTAGFGELRIYNSKGILIFRKKVEGDPYLWHPVKHVQALNPDFFPDLDKDGIVEILVGYRGEDGHVSHVDEPWWFDIYKWNGKAYILADDQFPGFYKEELSGYKSFAKEKGECELIREYIRRAERFAGLEED, from the coding sequence ATGGGAAAAGCATTAGGCTGTTTTCTTTTCCTAGCGTTGTTTTTTTGTTCAACTGGTATAGCCGGTGCGTCAAATAAGGCTATTAAGGAAAAATTAACAGCCCAATATTATACTGATATCAACGGAGACGGCAAAAGAGAATTACTGGTACATGATTTTTATGGCGGGACAGCCGGTTTTGGCGAACTAAGAATTTATAATTCAAAAGGCATTCTTATTTTTCGTAAAAAAGTTGAGGGCGATCCTTATCTCTGGCATCCAGTCAAACATGTTCAAGCCCTTAACCCTGATTTTTTTCCAGATTTAGATAAGGATGGCATAGTAGAAATTCTTGTTGGATATCGCGGTGAAGATGGCCATGTTTCCCATGTTGACGAACCCTGGTGGTTTGATATATATAAATGGAATGGGAAAGCTTATATTTTGGCGGATGATCAATTTCCTGGATTTTATAAAGAAGAATTGTCCGGATATAAATCTTTTGCCAAAGAAAAAGGCGAATGTGAATTAATCAGGGAATATATTAGAAGGGCAGAAAGATTTGCAGGTCTGGAAGAGGATTAG
- a CDS encoding DUF2905 domain-containing protein has protein sequence MALEGLGRLLIYIGVIIVMIGAFLLLVSKLPWFGRLPGDIAWQKDGWTIYVPLTTMVLVSIVITIILNFVFRK, from the coding sequence ATGGCATTAGAAGGCTTAGGTAGATTACTTATCTATATAGGCGTCATAATCGTAATGATAGGCGCCTTCCTTCTTTTGGTCTCAAAGCTTCCGTGGTTTGGAAGGCTGCCAGGGGACATCGCGTGGCAAAAAGACGGCTGGACGATCTACGTGCCCTTGACGACTATGGTACTGGTTTCTATTGTAATAACAATAATCTTAAATTTTGTTTTTCGTAAATGA
- the queA gene encoding tRNA preQ1(34) S-adenosylmethionine ribosyltransferase-isomerase QueA: MIPIDLKTSDFDYDLPQSLIAQTPTNKRDESRLMVLNRKEKTIEHRLFKDIIDYLMPEDLLVLNDTKVMPANLIGKKADGTARIEVLLVQRWKPATKSRCGNRDKRRGFQKWTCLVKPGKRLKIGSKIVFSGKLTGTIREKLESGEQVIEFIGELQGFMREHGEIPLPPYIKVANSPPQSPSLIKRGGSPKGGGELIARYQTVYAEKEGASAAPTAGLHFTSELLDQIKAKGVNIAKITLHTGLGTFKPVYAEYIKDHKMFEEEYEVSAETIRAISRCNIGMKRVIAVGTTSVRTLETIYPHLHLPLIKGENERGSTDIFIYPGFKFQIVDAMITNFHIPRSTLLMLVSAFAQNASADKSAFAGRDFIFRAYKEAIDKEYRFFSFGDAMLII, encoded by the coding sequence ATGATCCCAATCGACCTTAAAACATCCGACTTCGATTATGATCTTCCCCAAAGTTTGATCGCTCAAACACCGACCAATAAACGCGACGAATCGCGATTGATGGTCCTCAACCGAAAAGAAAAAACAATCGAACACAGGCTATTCAAAGATATTATTGACTATCTAATGCCCGAGGATCTTCTGGTATTAAACGACACAAAAGTAATGCCCGCGAATCTTATTGGGAAGAAGGCTGATGGGACGGCGAGGATTGAAGTTCTTCTTGTTCAGCGATGGAAACCTGCGACTAAATCCCGATGTGGGAATCGGGACAAGCGTCGCGGTTTCCAAAAATGGACATGTCTTGTGAAACCCGGCAAACGATTAAAAATAGGATCGAAAATAGTTTTCTCGGGAAAATTAACAGGTACGATCCGTGAGAAATTAGAATCCGGAGAACAAGTTATCGAGTTTATAGGCGAACTTCAGGGATTTATGCGTGAGCATGGGGAGATACCATTGCCGCCTTATATAAAAGTAGCTAACTCACCCCCTCAATCCCCCTCTCTTATTAAGAGAGGGGGAAGCCCGAAGGGCGGGGGTGAGTTGATCGCTAGATATCAGACAGTCTACGCCGAGAAAGAAGGCGCCTCGGCGGCGCCAACGGCGGGGCTTCACTTTACCTCCGAACTTTTGGATCAAATAAAAGCAAAAGGCGTCAACATCGCGAAAATAACCCTTCACACTGGGCTTGGGACCTTTAAACCAGTTTATGCCGAATATATTAAAGACCATAAGATGTTCGAGGAAGAATACGAGGTGTCTGCGGAAACAATACGCGCGATATCCCGATGTAACATCGGGATGAAACGCGTGATCGCGGTCGGAACAACGAGTGTTAGGACATTGGAAACCATTTACCCACACTTACATCTCCCTCTTATCAAGGGGGAGAACGAGAGGGGGTCAACCGACATCTTTATCTATCCAGGATTTAAATTTCAAATAGTTGATGCCATGATTACGAATTTTCACATTCCAAGATCAACTTTGCTGATGCTTGTTTCCGCCTTCGCACAGAATGCTTCGGCGGACAAGTCCGCCTTCGCAGGGAGAGATTTTATTTTTCGTGCTTATAAAGAAGCGATAGATAAGGAATATAGATTTTTCAGCTTTGGCGATGCGATGCTTATTATTTAA
- a CDS encoding type IX secretion system membrane protein PorP/SprF: MTNKLLISICLLAIFPKICLAGLSTDILNSSVGARPLAMGNSFTAIFGDSNSIAFNPAGISQTKTFEATTMQTKALNTVDYKLYGGTIAAMNGFFGLNYISALSPAGFGTTDKASMASASPISYSSSMFILTAAQNMNKIMKVSPAMGNLSIGLNVKYMRNFLGGVVDGNGSGIDCDFGLILAGPKDFNFGLSFQNFLRGNISWGSSNADKLPAALRLGGSYKLIGSSILIAADSESSLSEQKPLLLHFGTEWKVAQNLSFRAGVSQKAIGQSNIANNYTFGLGLKASGFSFDYAYMADAFQSELTSQYISISFSPEYL, encoded by the coding sequence ATGACTAATAAATTATTAATAAGCATTTGTCTTTTGGCAATATTTCCCAAGATATGTCTCGCGGGTTTGTCAACCGATATCCTAAATTCAAGCGTCGGCGCAAGACCCCTTGCCATGGGCAATTCGTTCACGGCGATCTTTGGGGATTCAAATTCGATCGCGTTCAATCCCGCTGGAATTTCACAAACGAAGACCTTTGAAGCAACTACCATGCAGACAAAGGCCCTGAACACTGTCGATTATAAATTGTATGGCGGGACAATCGCCGCAATGAACGGGTTTTTCGGCCTCAATTATATTTCCGCATTATCCCCTGCGGGATTCGGCACGACAGATAAGGCAAGCATGGCTTCCGCCTCCCCTATTTCATATTCAAGCTCGATGTTTATTTTGACCGCCGCGCAAAATATGAATAAGATCATGAAAGTAAGCCCTGCCATGGGAAACTTGTCTATTGGCCTCAATGTCAAATATATGAGGAATTTCCTGGGAGGCGTTGTTGACGGAAACGGCTCCGGGATAGATTGCGATTTCGGGCTGATATTAGCCGGGCCAAAAGATTTTAATTTTGGATTAAGCTTCCAGAATTTCTTGAGAGGCAATATTTCTTGGGGATCGAGCAACGCCGATAAGCTCCCGGCGGCATTGAGGCTCGGCGGATCATATAAATTGATAGGATCCAGTATCCTTATTGCCGCGGACAGCGAAAGCTCATTATCGGAACAAAAGCCGTTGCTTTTACATTTTGGGACGGAGTGGAAAGTAGCTCAAAATTTATCATTTAGGGCGGGCGTTAGTCAAAAAGCGATCGGCCAAAGTAATATAGCGAACAATTATACTTTTGGCTTGGGGCTAAAAGCATCGGGTTTTTCGTTCGATTACGCATACATGGCGGATGCGTTCCAATCGGAGCTGACCAGCCAATATATATCCATTTCTTTTTCGCCCGAATACTTGTAA
- the tgt gene encoding tRNA guanosine(34) transglycosylase Tgt translates to MFKFEVFKKSKRSKARVGKIYTDHGVVETPIFMPVGTQATVKTMSPRDLNEVQSQIILSNTYHLYLRPGHELIKEAGGLHKFMSWDKPILTDSGGFQVYSLAHNRKVLEHGVEFASHIDGSKHLFTPKKVVEIQAALGSDIMMPLDVCVSYPCDKIEAKDAVEKTTRWAEEAKATLTSNPSPSGRGEERSEGVRALFGIVQGSTFLDLRKQSAKEISDIGFPGFGIGGLSVGEPQDQMFEMLDAVTDILPENTPKHLMGVGFASDILGAIERGADMFDCVIPTRLARHGSFLTLDGKTSIRLARFTKDFTSIDPECDCYACKNFTKAYIRHLFWAREILAMQLLTIHNIRFLLRLVEKVRKDIIEE, encoded by the coding sequence ATGTTTAAGTTTGAAGTTTTCAAAAAAAGCAAAAGATCCAAAGCGCGAGTCGGAAAAATTTATACGGACCATGGCGTCGTCGAAACTCCGATCTTTATGCCCGTTGGGACGCAAGCGACAGTTAAGACAATGTCCCCGCGCGACCTGAACGAAGTCCAATCGCAAATAATTCTCTCAAATACTTACCATCTATATTTGAGGCCCGGACACGAACTGATAAAAGAAGCCGGCGGGCTCCACAAATTTATGTCGTGGGATAAGCCCATTTTAACCGACAGTGGGGGATTCCAGGTATATAGTTTAGCCCACAACAGGAAAGTTTTGGAACATGGAGTCGAGTTCGCTTCTCATATCGATGGATCAAAGCATCTATTCACTCCAAAAAAAGTAGTTGAGATCCAAGCGGCGCTCGGCTCCGACATCATGATGCCTCTCGACGTCTGTGTCTCATATCCTTGCGATAAAATTGAGGCTAAAGATGCAGTAGAAAAAACTACACGTTGGGCTGAAGAGGCTAAGGCAACCCTCACCTCTAACCCCTCTCCCAGTGGGAGGGGGGAAGAGCGAAGCGAAGGGGTGAGGGCTTTATTTGGCATTGTCCAAGGAAGTACCTTTTTAGATTTGCGAAAACAATCCGCGAAAGAAATTTCTGATATCGGATTTCCCGGCTTTGGGATCGGAGGATTATCCGTCGGCGAGCCGCAGGACCAAATGTTTGAAATGCTTGATGCAGTTACCGATATTTTGCCGGAAAACACTCCAAAACACTTAATGGGAGTGGGTTTCGCGTCGGATATTCTTGGGGCGATCGAGCGCGGGGCGGATATGTTCGATTGCGTCATTCCAACGAGATTAGCACGGCACGGGTCTTTTTTGACCCTTGACGGAAAGACAAGTATTCGCTTGGCACGATTTACTAAGGATTTTACGTCCATCGATCCGGAATGCGATTGCTACGCCTGCAAAAATTTCACTAAAGCATATATCAGGCACCTGTTCTGGGCAAGAGAAATATTAGCAATGCAATTGCTGACAATTCATAATATCCGATTTCTTTTAAGATTAGTCGAGAAAGTTAGAAAGGATATTATTGAAGAATGA
- a CDS encoding C39 family peptidase — MKKNALTQFFQFSEHKPISPLPVGEGLIESSLKTKKLGEGYWKLIWILVLGFWISSVACAIPSKVFLNVPFIPQAPNGIWNDIYNEACEEAAIIMATRYVENKGLSRTEADKEILKLVDYQKKNYGGHFDLPVKKTAQLMKDFYKFMNFQIINSASIETMIDALSRGDLVIAPFAGRLLKNPYYKTPGPVYHMLLFKGYDLSRKEFIVNDPGTKRGLNYRFKFDVIDNAWHDWTGTPNNIAKGKKNFIVILDKKNIL; from the coding sequence ATGAAAAAAAATGCCCTCACCCAGTTTTTCCAATTTAGTGAGCATAAACCTATTTCCCCTCTCCCAGTGGGAGAGGGGTTAATTGAATCAAGTCTCAAAACCAAGAAGTTGGGTGAGGGATATTGGAAACTTATTTGGATTTTGGTTTTAGGATTTTGGATTTCGTCTGTAGCTTGTGCGATTCCAAGCAAAGTCTTTCTAAATGTTCCTTTCATCCCCCAAGCCCCGAACGGCATATGGAATGACATATATAATGAAGCATGCGAAGAGGCGGCTATCATTATGGCGACGCGTTATGTCGAAAATAAGGGCTTGAGCAGGACAGAAGCCGATAAAGAAATATTGAAACTTGTCGACTATCAAAAAAAGAATTATGGCGGACATTTCGATCTTCCTGTGAAAAAAACCGCTCAATTAATGAAAGACTTTTATAAGTTCATGAACTTTCAAATCATAAATTCCGCTTCTATCGAAACGATGATCGATGCCCTAAGCCGCGGGGACCTTGTTATTGCGCCATTCGCGGGAAGGTTGTTGAAAAATCCTTATTATAAAACTCCTGGGCCTGTTTACCATATGCTTTTATTTAAGGGATATGATCTTTCAAGGAAGGAATTCATTGTAAATGACCCCGGGACCAAGCGCGGGTTGAATTATAGGTTCAAATTCGATGTCATCGATAATGCCTGGCACGATTGGACCGGGACACCGAATAATATCGCTAAAGGCAAGAAGAACTTTATCGTTATATTGGACAAAAAAAATATTCTTTGA